The following coding sequences are from one Novosphingobium sp. Gsoil 351 window:
- a CDS encoding DUF1153 domain-containing protein translates to MIENQKIRPAMVIGPLGEPLSLESLPSPETTRWVVRRKAEVVAAVNGGLLSIDEVCERYNLTIEEFASWQRSVDRSGMQGLRVTRLQHYRDLYERQLKY, encoded by the coding sequence ATGATCGAAAATCAGAAAATCCGTCCGGCCATGGTCATCGGTCCCCTCGGCGAGCCGCTTTCGCTCGAGTCGCTGCCCTCGCCGGAAACCACGCGCTGGGTTGTGCGGCGCAAGGCCGAGGTCGTCGCCGCGGTCAACGGCGGGCTGCTCTCGATCGACGAGGTGTGCGAACGGTACAACCTGACCATCGAGGAATTCGCCTCGTGGCAGCGCTCGGTCGATCGCTCGGGGATGCAGGGCCTGCGCGTCACCCGGCTCCAGCACTATCGCGACTTGTACGAGCGCCAGCTCAAGTACTGA